The Frondihabitans australicus genome includes a region encoding these proteins:
- a CDS encoding TetR/AcrR family transcriptional regulator, which translates to MDSPAGTDSPRTRDSARTRSEILAAARDEFAREGFAGTTVRSVAAAAGVSPNLITRYFGGKEGLFVAATDVSLTLDRLYDGPRESLGLRLARSIVARWTGQPGDDPLLLLLRASGERPEAAQELAAFLDRESLEPLRRQLAHYGMPAEEAESRAKAIDILMLGVSARLRVLRDDLGEPAALEAWLAETIQRLVDAP; encoded by the coding sequence ATGGACTCCCCGGCGGGCACCGACTCCCCGCGCACGCGCGACTCCGCGCGCACCCGCTCGGAGATCCTCGCGGCCGCCCGTGACGAGTTCGCCCGCGAGGGCTTCGCCGGCACCACCGTGCGCTCCGTCGCCGCCGCCGCCGGGGTCTCCCCCAACCTCATCACCCGCTACTTCGGCGGCAAAGAGGGCCTGTTCGTGGCGGCGACCGACGTGAGCCTCACCCTCGACCGTCTCTACGACGGCCCGCGCGAGAGTCTCGGGCTCAGGCTGGCGCGCTCGATCGTCGCGCGGTGGACGGGGCAGCCGGGCGACGATCCGCTGCTCCTGCTGCTGCGTGCGTCGGGTGAGCGCCCCGAAGCGGCGCAGGAGCTCGCGGCATTCCTCGACCGCGAATCCCTCGAGCCGCTGCGACGCCAGCTCGCCCACTACGGAATGCCCGCCGAGGAGGCCGAGTCTCGCGCGAAGGCGATCGACATCCTCATGCTCGGCGTCTCGGCGCGGCTGCGCGTGCTGCGCGACGACCTCGGCGAGCCTGCGGCGCTCGAGGCCTGGCTCGCCGAGACGATCCAGCGGCTCGTCGACGCGCCGTAG
- a CDS encoding substrate-binding domain-containing protein — translation MNRTLRGVTAAALTLGLVTGVVACSGSSSTPAPSNSNSTSSSPSTQITGSGTVKVLYAGSLVDLMEKQVGPTFQAKTGFSYQGTGAGSSALATQIKGKTTKADVFISASPDVNATLEGAANGDWVSWYATFASSRLVIGYDPKSSFASQLKSKPWYEVIGQTGFRFGSTDAQLDPKGKLGNKALDDAATKHDQPALAALAKDFTATQPEESLVGRLQAGQLDAAFFYASEAKAAGIPTVPLTGEDLKAVYTITELSHAPDAKGGQAFIQYLLGPSGTATLKKNGFDVSTPATVTGSGVPKTLSSVLGK, via the coding sequence ATGAACAGAACATTGCGCGGCGTCACTGCGGCCGCCCTCACCCTCGGGCTCGTCACCGGCGTCGTCGCCTGTTCGGGATCGTCATCGACACCCGCTCCCTCGAACTCGAACTCGACGTCTTCGTCGCCGTCGACGCAGATCACCGGGAGCGGAACCGTGAAGGTCCTCTACGCGGGATCCCTCGTCGATCTCATGGAGAAGCAGGTCGGACCCACCTTCCAGGCGAAGACCGGATTCTCGTATCAGGGCACGGGTGCAGGATCCAGCGCGCTCGCGACCCAGATCAAGGGCAAGACGACGAAGGCCGACGTCTTCATCAGCGCCTCCCCCGACGTGAACGCCACGCTCGAGGGCGCCGCCAACGGCGACTGGGTGAGCTGGTACGCGACGTTCGCGTCGTCCCGTCTCGTGATCGGCTACGACCCGAAGAGCTCGTTCGCTTCCCAGCTGAAGTCGAAGCCGTGGTACGAGGTGATCGGTCAGACGGGCTTCCGCTTCGGCAGCACCGACGCTCAGCTCGACCCCAAGGGGAAGCTCGGCAATAAGGCCCTCGACGACGCGGCGACCAAGCACGACCAGCCGGCGCTGGCCGCCCTCGCGAAGGACTTCACGGCGACCCAGCCGGAGGAATCGCTGGTCGGTCGACTGCAGGCCGGGCAACTCGACGCGGCGTTCTTCTACGCGAGCGAGGCCAAGGCGGCCGGCATCCCGACGGTGCCTCTCACGGGCGAAGACCTGAAGGCCGTCTACACGATCACCGAGCTGTCGCACGCGCCTGACGCGAAGGGCGGCCAGGCGTTCATCCAGTACCTCCTCGGCCCGTCGGGGACGGCGACGCTGAAGAAGAACGGCTTCGACGTGAGCACCCCGGCGACCGTGACGGGCAGCGGCGTCCCGAAGACGCTGTCGAGCGTCCTCGGCAAGTAG
- a CDS encoding ATP-binding cassette domain-containing protein, translated as MARRSPLPAGSPRALRWLAALLAVYLLGPIVAFAVRFALPGDHGFSEPGLWSAFATSVLSATVATAIIFALGVPLAWWLAASDSRISRIAGVLVQLPLALPPVMSGIVLVYVIGPYTPLGTLFGDGLTDSFAGVVIAQTFVAAPFLVIGARSAFRGLDPALDAVAASLGHRPWARFVRVALPAAGDGIRAALVLTWLRALGEYGATALIAYHPYTLPVFVNVQFQGSGLPTTQAPTALALGVAVVAIAIGLVPVRRRRAPAPLPSPREPDPTVASTIGFDIALRRGAFRLSAATGRPGRRIAVLGPSGAGKTLTLRAIAGLVDAGSNHVDVDGHDVSPHPAESRSIGYVAQGGALLPRRTVWQQVTFGVGADPAAAHWWLETLGVAELATRLPDELSGGQRQRVALAQALSRAPSVILLDEPFSALDGPIRDELRAEFRRLQRDRGLSTVVVTHDPEEAAYLADDVIVLDEGRVLQQGRVADVYRAPVSPRVAGLVGIRGVNAGSVGDDGILRAGSSAIVPWHDRGVRDRVQWAVRPEAVRLDPDGHIAGVVVDVIDLGGARVVEVRLDGGAVVTTKSLDAASVSPGDACAVSIDSAGISVWKAPD; from the coding sequence GTGGCTCGGCGCTCGCCCCTGCCCGCCGGCAGCCCGCGAGCGCTTCGCTGGCTGGCAGCCCTGCTGGCCGTGTACCTGCTGGGCCCGATCGTCGCGTTCGCGGTCCGATTCGCCCTTCCCGGCGACCACGGCTTCTCCGAGCCCGGGCTCTGGAGCGCTTTCGCGACCTCCGTGCTCTCGGCCACAGTCGCGACCGCGATCATCTTCGCGCTCGGTGTGCCGCTGGCCTGGTGGCTGGCCGCCTCGGACAGCAGGATCTCGCGCATCGCGGGTGTCCTGGTGCAGCTCCCGCTGGCCCTGCCGCCCGTGATGTCGGGCATCGTGCTCGTCTACGTGATCGGCCCCTACACGCCGCTGGGCACGCTGTTCGGCGACGGACTCACCGATTCGTTCGCCGGCGTCGTGATCGCGCAGACGTTCGTCGCGGCGCCGTTCCTCGTGATCGGGGCGCGTTCGGCGTTCCGGGGGCTCGACCCCGCGCTGGACGCGGTCGCTGCCAGCCTCGGCCATCGGCCCTGGGCGCGCTTCGTGCGCGTCGCGCTCCCCGCGGCCGGCGACGGCATCCGCGCCGCCCTGGTCCTCACCTGGCTCAGGGCACTCGGCGAATACGGCGCCACGGCGCTGATCGCGTACCACCCGTACACGCTGCCCGTCTTCGTGAACGTCCAGTTCCAGGGGTCCGGCCTGCCGACGACGCAGGCGCCGACCGCACTCGCCCTCGGGGTCGCCGTCGTGGCCATCGCGATCGGGCTGGTGCCCGTGCGGCGTCGGCGGGCTCCTGCGCCCCTGCCCTCGCCACGCGAACCCGACCCGACCGTCGCCTCGACCATCGGGTTCGACATCGCCCTGCGTCGGGGCGCCTTCCGGCTCAGCGCCGCGACCGGTCGACCCGGGCGGCGGATCGCCGTGCTCGGGCCGTCAGGAGCCGGCAAGACCCTCACCCTCCGCGCCATCGCCGGCCTCGTCGACGCCGGATCGAACCACGTCGACGTGGACGGGCACGACGTGTCGCCTCACCCCGCCGAGAGCAGGAGCATCGGATACGTGGCCCAGGGCGGCGCGCTGCTGCCCCGCCGCACCGTCTGGCAGCAGGTCACCTTCGGCGTGGGCGCCGACCCCGCGGCCGCTCACTGGTGGCTGGAGACCTTGGGGGTCGCCGAGCTCGCGACGCGTCTGCCGGACGAGCTGTCGGGCGGTCAGCGACAGCGCGTCGCCCTCGCGCAGGCGCTCAGTCGCGCGCCGAGCGTGATCCTGCTCGACGAGCCGTTCTCCGCGCTGGACGGACCGATCCGGGACGAGCTGAGGGCCGAGTTCCGGAGGCTCCAGCGAGACCGGGGGCTCTCGACGGTCGTCGTCACGCACGACCCGGAAGAGGCCGCCTACCTCGCGGACGACGTCATCGTGCTCGACGAAGGGCGAGTCCTCCAGCAGGGTCGTGTCGCCGACGTCTATCGCGCGCCCGTGTCGCCGCGGGTCGCCGGCCTCGTCGGCATTCGAGGGGTGAATGCCGGGAGCGTCGGAGATGACGGGATCCTCCGTGCAGGCTCGAGCGCGATCGTGCCGTGGCACGACCGGGGCGTTCGAGATCGGGTGCAGTGGGCGGTCCGCCCGGAAGCCGTGCGGCTGGACCCGGACGGGCACATCGCCGGAGTCGTCGTCGACGTGATCGACCTCGGCGGCGCTCGCGTCGTCGAGGTCCGGCTCGACGGCGGGGCCGTCGTCACCACGAAATCGCTCGACGCCGCGAGCGTGTCGCCGGGAGACGCGTGCGCCGTGTCGATCGACTCCGCGGGAATCAGCGTCTGGAAGGCTCCGGACTGA
- a CDS encoding epoxide hydrolase family protein yields MVFPFAPVPESALDDLRARLALARLDPLPGAEGSSLGTSHDDLVRLVERWRDGYDWRAAESRILGLPWQRLAVGSQDHRYLHATAPSRDAPAVVLLHGWPDSVLRFERLLPLLGDLNVVVPALAGFPFAAPSAPGGSPTSASMADDVASLMEALGHSRYAVSAGDVGGDVAEALAVAHPDRVAALHLTNVSPLHAVFADRSVLDEESLAYVDATMAWARADGAYIAIQGSRPATVAAALRDSPVGLAAWIGEKLIDWAGEPLGDDAMLDWITAYWMTGAIGTSFAKYRDRTPPAPYVATPTVLSSFPDDLKPAPLSFASRFVNVQEPVEHDRGGHFAAFERPGDYAADLRRAIALGGL; encoded by the coding sequence ATGGTCTTCCCCTTCGCCCCGGTCCCCGAATCCGCCCTCGACGACCTCCGCGCCCGACTCGCGCTCGCTCGGCTCGATCCGCTGCCCGGGGCAGAGGGATCGTCTCTCGGCACGTCGCACGACGACCTCGTGCGGCTGGTCGAGCGGTGGCGCGACGGCTACGACTGGCGCGCCGCCGAGTCTCGGATCCTGGGCCTGCCCTGGCAGCGGCTGGCCGTCGGGTCGCAGGATCACCGATACCTTCACGCGACAGCCCCTTCTCGCGACGCCCCCGCCGTCGTCCTCCTGCACGGCTGGCCCGATTCGGTGCTGAGGTTCGAGCGCCTGCTGCCGCTGCTGGGCGACCTGAACGTCGTCGTGCCCGCGCTCGCCGGGTTCCCGTTCGCCGCACCCTCCGCGCCCGGAGGCAGCCCGACGAGCGCGAGCATGGCCGACGACGTCGCTTCGCTCATGGAGGCGCTCGGCCATTCGCGCTATGCGGTCTCGGCCGGCGACGTCGGCGGAGACGTGGCCGAGGCGCTCGCGGTCGCTCATCCGGACCGCGTCGCGGCGCTGCACCTGACCAACGTGTCGCCGCTGCACGCCGTCTTCGCCGACCGGAGCGTGCTCGACGAGGAGTCGCTGGCGTACGTCGACGCGACCATGGCGTGGGCGCGCGCGGACGGCGCCTACATCGCGATCCAGGGATCCAGGCCCGCCACCGTGGCTGCGGCACTGCGCGACTCGCCCGTGGGACTGGCGGCGTGGATCGGCGAGAAGCTCATCGACTGGGCCGGAGAGCCGCTCGGCGACGACGCGATGCTCGACTGGATCACGGCGTACTGGATGACCGGCGCCATCGGCACGTCGTTCGCGAAGTACCGCGACCGGACGCCGCCCGCGCCGTACGTCGCGACCCCGACCGTGCTGAGCTCGTTCCCCGACGACCTCAAGCCGGCGCCGCTCTCTTTCGCGTCGCGGTTCGTGAACGTGCAGGAGCCCGTGGAGCACGACCGGGGCGGCCACTTCGCCGCCTTCGAGCGCCCCGGCGACTACGCCGCCGACCTGCGTCGCGCGATCGCCCTCGGCGGCCTCTGA
- the efeO gene encoding iron uptake system protein EfeO codes for MPLPDLARRPLARSLGRPLALVAAGTVVLLAAAGCTASAPAPSTTASAAVGVQKVSVTLVNDGSDRCTASTNRVAAGPVTFTVTNRSSTAITEFELLQDQRIYGEKENLVPGLASATFTVTLGGGTYQLYCPGAVRELTPFTVTGSAAGASHTSTAGLLRQGAKGYAQYVTGEIGSLVTASTTLQHDIHAGDLARAKIDCADARGPYEHIESDVNGFVKKGYSPTDNAGNLDYLIDMRATNLDPKVGWHGFHAIERDLFQAGRITASTVAAADGLVADVTALRDLASSLSYRPEDLANGASGLLEEVQRSKVTGTEDAYSHTDLVDIASNVEGARQAFAYLKPGLAKLDPAVTTTIGTQFDRTVALLNTYRDASAPGGYRTYDAATRAADANAISQQVQALQDPLSRLAAKVATA; via the coding sequence GTGCCACTGCCTGACCTCGCCCGCCGCCCCCTCGCCCGCTCTCTCGGCCGCCCTCTCGCCCTGGTCGCCGCGGGCACGGTCGTCCTCCTCGCGGCGGCCGGCTGCACCGCCTCGGCTCCTGCGCCCTCCACCACCGCGTCGGCGGCCGTCGGCGTGCAGAAGGTCTCGGTGACCCTGGTGAACGACGGCTCGGATCGCTGCACGGCGTCGACGAACCGCGTCGCCGCCGGGCCGGTCACGTTCACCGTGACCAACCGGTCGTCGACGGCGATCACGGAGTTCGAGCTGCTGCAGGACCAGCGGATCTACGGCGAGAAGGAGAACCTCGTGCCCGGGCTCGCCTCGGCGACCTTCACCGTGACGCTCGGCGGCGGAACGTACCAGCTCTACTGCCCCGGGGCGGTCCGCGAGCTCACGCCGTTCACGGTGACGGGCTCGGCCGCGGGCGCCTCGCACACGAGCACCGCGGGCCTCCTGCGTCAGGGAGCGAAGGGCTACGCCCAGTACGTCACGGGCGAGATCGGCAGCCTCGTCACCGCGTCGACCACCCTGCAGCACGACATCCACGCCGGCGACCTCGCCCGCGCGAAGATCGACTGCGCCGACGCGCGCGGCCCGTACGAGCACATCGAGAGCGACGTGAACGGGTTCGTCAAGAAGGGCTACTCCCCCACCGACAACGCCGGCAACCTCGACTACCTCATCGACATGCGCGCCACGAACCTCGACCCGAAGGTCGGCTGGCACGGCTTCCACGCCATCGAGCGCGACCTGTTCCAGGCGGGCAGGATCACGGCGTCCACCGTCGCCGCAGCGGACGGCCTGGTCGCCGACGTGACCGCCCTCCGCGACCTCGCGTCGTCGCTCTCCTACCGCCCCGAGGACCTCGCCAACGGCGCCTCGGGCCTCCTCGAAGAGGTCCAGCGGTCGAAGGTCACCGGCACGGAGGACGCCTACAGCCACACCGACCTCGTCGACATCGCGTCGAACGTCGAGGGCGCCAGGCAGGCGTTCGCCTACCTCAAGCCGGGGCTCGCGAAGCTCGACCCGGCGGTCACGACCACGATCGGCACGCAGTTCGACCGCACCGTCGCGCTCCTGAACACCTACCGCGACGCCTCCGCCCCCGGCGGCTACCGCACCTACGACGCCGCCACCCGCGCGGCCGACGCGAACGCGATCTCGCAGCAGGTGCAGGCGCTGCAGGATCCGCTGTCCCGGTTGGCCGCGAAGGTCGCCACCGCCTGA
- a CDS encoding LPXTG cell wall anchor domain-containing protein: MITLTWRRALVAPTALALALGGALLASGPAHAAEPVFSVTSPSNTTTYDNSATPDTITYTGENLPVGDTIAVQYYIGFNPGPTAAATVTAPVVTGTAWSVSATLAESGPGTAGVQSTVTAMKDGAADPAVAPVQVNYNTTTALRPADFAVTTPTASDVQISPTVTFSGTAAADSHVQVAYAGVNGEEEGGSVDTDGTGVYSLGVDFSKLPVGATSAQVTVSDIGANADLFPGTTPITRTVTFATAPNPGNPTASVIPIVTTLDRATTTGLQLNASNFTPRETLAVSMKNAVTGAAVVITQSTAVQLADGAGALTEEITLPKGTSGYDFEVTVTGQTSHATAVAPVALLGDPTITAPTEGQALVGSTVTFSGTGTPGSNIVLVYGPTAEIKAQLEKSMAAMTREQTDSRTAPKAAAPEASSPSDPAAPAAPIVVGSDGSWSVTYTAAAGDYTAIAVGTLLDENGEILLDQDGDPIVTTPTAPVDFTLAAAAVTTSSTGQTLAFTGSDSTPIGVAGGALLVVGLGLVLAARRRRVRS; this comes from the coding sequence ATGATCACACTCACCTGGCGGAGGGCGCTCGTCGCCCCGACAGCGCTGGCCCTCGCCCTCGGCGGCGCGCTGCTCGCCTCCGGACCTGCCCACGCCGCCGAGCCGGTGTTCTCGGTGACGTCGCCGTCGAACACGACAACGTACGACAACTCCGCCACCCCCGACACGATCACCTACACCGGCGAGAACCTGCCTGTCGGAGACACGATCGCCGTCCAGTACTACATCGGCTTCAACCCGGGCCCCACGGCCGCCGCAACGGTGACGGCCCCCGTCGTGACGGGGACCGCCTGGTCGGTCTCGGCCACTCTCGCCGAGAGCGGGCCGGGGACAGCGGGGGTCCAGTCGACCGTCACGGCGATGAAGGACGGCGCGGCCGATCCCGCGGTCGCACCGGTCCAGGTGAACTACAACACGACCACGGCCCTCCGCCCGGCTGACTTCGCCGTCACCACGCCCACCGCGAGCGACGTGCAGATCTCGCCGACCGTCACGTTCTCGGGCACGGCCGCCGCGGACTCTCACGTGCAGGTCGCCTATGCAGGCGTGAACGGCGAGGAGGAGGGCGGCTCCGTCGACACGGACGGGACCGGCGTCTACTCCCTCGGCGTCGACTTCTCGAAGCTGCCCGTCGGGGCGACCTCGGCTCAGGTCACGGTGTCGGACATCGGCGCCAATGCCGACCTGTTCCCCGGAACGACGCCCATCACCCGCACAGTGACCTTCGCGACCGCTCCGAACCCGGGCAATCCGACCGCCTCCGTGATCCCGATCGTCACGACGCTCGACCGGGCGACGACCACGGGGCTCCAGCTCAACGCCTCGAATTTCACGCCGAGAGAGACCCTCGCCGTGTCGATGAAGAACGCCGTCACGGGCGCGGCCGTCGTGATCACACAGAGCACCGCGGTGCAGCTGGCCGACGGCGCGGGCGCCCTCACGGAGGAGATCACCCTTCCGAAGGGCACCTCGGGCTACGACTTCGAGGTGACCGTCACGGGCCAGACCAGCCACGCGACCGCCGTCGCGCCCGTCGCGCTGCTCGGCGACCCGACGATCACCGCGCCCACCGAGGGGCAGGCGCTCGTCGGCTCCACCGTGACGTTCTCGGGAACCGGCACCCCCGGTTCGAACATCGTGCTCGTCTACGGCCCGACCGCCGAGATCAAGGCGCAGCTCGAGAAGTCGATGGCGGCCATGACGCGCGAGCAGACCGACTCGCGCACGGCACCGAAGGCCGCCGCGCCGGAGGCGTCGTCTCCCAGCGACCCGGCCGCTCCCGCCGCCCCGATCGTGGTCGGCAGCGACGGCTCCTGGTCCGTGACGTACACGGCCGCTGCCGGTGACTACACGGCGATCGCCGTCGGAACGCTGCTCGACGAGAACGGCGAAATCCTGCTCGACCAGGACGGCGACCCCATCGTCACGACGCCGACCGCTCCCGTCGACTTCACCCTTGCCGCCGCCGCTGTGACCACGTCGTCGACGGGTCAGACACTCGCCTTCACCGGCTCCGACTCGACGCCGATCGGCGTGGCCGGCGGCGCGCTCCTCGTCGTCGGTCTCGGCCTCGTCCTGGCAGCTCGGCGGCGCAGAGTCCGCTCGTGA
- a CDS encoding DUF1206 domain-containing protein, with product MAEIADAADRAGDAASDAADRAGDAADEATTSRPFRAAARSGFAVNGLLHVLIGILAIRIATGNGGSGQADQSGALRQIASVPAGVVVLWVLVVGLVALAGWHVVQIVHSRGQELDHPFWHRVTLASKAVVFLAIGLTAFTFARGGSTDSTKSSKTLSARILAAPGGELLLIVIGLAIVGVGVYFVVRGVTAKFRKELDLPGGTIGSAVTVLGFVGFIAKGVALAVVGILFVVAAWTFDPQKATGLDGALQSLAGLPFGRVILFVVGAGVVCYGLYLGARARWGKLE from the coding sequence ATGGCCGAGATCGCCGACGCCGCGGATCGCGCCGGCGACGCCGCGAGCGATGCCGCGGATCGCGCCGGTGACGCGGCCGATGAGGCGACCACCAGCCGACCGTTCCGCGCGGCGGCTCGAAGCGGATTCGCGGTCAACGGACTCCTGCACGTGCTCATCGGCATCCTGGCGATCCGGATCGCGACCGGCAACGGTGGATCGGGGCAGGCCGACCAGTCGGGAGCGCTGCGTCAGATCGCCTCGGTGCCCGCGGGCGTGGTCGTGCTGTGGGTGCTGGTGGTCGGCCTCGTCGCACTCGCCGGCTGGCACGTCGTGCAGATCGTTCACTCGCGCGGCCAGGAGCTCGACCACCCGTTCTGGCATCGGGTGACCCTCGCGTCGAAGGCCGTCGTCTTCCTCGCGATCGGCCTGACGGCCTTCACGTTCGCGCGCGGGGGCTCGACCGACTCGACGAAGTCGTCGAAGACCCTGAGCGCCAGGATTCTGGCCGCCCCGGGTGGTGAGCTCCTGCTGATCGTGATCGGCCTGGCGATCGTCGGCGTGGGCGTGTATTTCGTCGTGCGGGGAGTCACGGCCAAGTTCCGCAAAGAGCTCGACCTGCCGGGCGGGACGATCGGCAGCGCCGTGACCGTGCTCGGATTCGTCGGGTTCATCGCGAAAGGCGTGGCGCTCGCGGTCGTCGGCATCCTGTTCGTCGTCGCGGCGTGGACGTTCGACCCGCAGAAGGCGACGGGTCTCGACGGTGCTCTTCAGTCGTTGGCCGGCCTGCCGTTCGGCAGGGTGATCCTGTTCGTGGTCGGTGCCGGGGTGGTCTGCTACGGCCTCTACCTCGGCGCCCGCGCGCGCTGGGGAAAACTCGAGTGA
- a CDS encoding PQQ-binding-like beta-propeller repeat protein: MQRSTSRRHSLGRSTGGRVARRGAAAVAALALAAAALLGPGVATAASAATTATTPDQWTGVYGSAGSTSSNPGEHVLTTSTSSKIRLAYAESGRNDGAYPPVVLGGVAYSVGGGTSPRLYATSPKTGAVLWSMAFPYALSSYGFGMTGTGSTILVAFRTDPAGGVLAVNAAKHTILWRAFFPPTTTAGDDRSYPGIPTTDGTRVFIQGSSNSVNAYSLSTGAFLWSHPYTDNDNGGRNSVDGSAAGGGYFYTGGGEGLVAYSASTGKKVWTSYPAISYGVPVLAGGRVFVNAGDDIEAFSATGCGTTSCKPLWSVDVDSWDFDYIGIAGADSTSLFISYRTIRAGGPTQCQSGFIGHIARLSASTGKTQWQTSIGDYAQGIVRGGNVIWVVNEYVNAQCVGDQYRLLGYSATATGTAPLATVAIPSAYGGYPQALSVGSGTVFETPNDYTLVGYRVPGT, from the coding sequence GTGCAACGCAGCACGTCCCGCCGCCACTCGCTCGGTCGATCCACCGGTGGGAGGGTCGCGCGGCGCGGAGCCGCAGCGGTCGCAGCCCTCGCACTCGCGGCCGCGGCACTGCTGGGTCCCGGCGTCGCCACGGCGGCGTCGGCGGCGACCACCGCGACCACGCCCGATCAGTGGACCGGGGTCTACGGCAGCGCCGGGAGCACGTCGTCGAATCCGGGCGAGCACGTCCTCACGACGAGCACGTCCTCGAAGATCCGCCTGGCGTACGCCGAGTCCGGCCGGAACGACGGCGCCTACCCACCCGTCGTGCTCGGCGGCGTGGCCTATTCGGTCGGCGGCGGAACGTCGCCTCGCCTCTACGCGACGTCGCCGAAGACCGGCGCCGTGCTGTGGAGCATGGCCTTCCCATACGCGCTCAGCTCGTACGGCTTCGGCATGACCGGCACAGGGTCGACGATCCTCGTCGCCTTCCGCACGGATCCGGCCGGCGGCGTCCTGGCCGTGAACGCGGCCAAGCACACGATCCTCTGGCGGGCTTTCTTCCCGCCGACGACCACCGCGGGCGACGACCGCAGCTACCCCGGCATACCCACGACCGACGGCACGCGCGTCTTCATCCAGGGCTCGAGCAACTCCGTGAACGCCTACTCGCTCTCGACGGGCGCGTTCCTCTGGAGTCATCCGTACACCGACAACGACAACGGCGGCAGGAACTCCGTCGACGGCTCCGCGGCCGGCGGCGGCTACTTCTACACCGGAGGCGGCGAAGGGCTGGTCGCGTACAGCGCGAGCACCGGCAAGAAGGTGTGGACGAGCTACCCGGCGATCTCCTACGGCGTGCCCGTGCTCGCCGGCGGTCGGGTGTTCGTCAACGCGGGCGACGACATCGAGGCTTTCTCGGCGACCGGCTGCGGCACGACCTCGTGCAAGCCGCTGTGGTCGGTGGACGTCGACTCCTGGGACTTCGACTACATCGGCATAGCGGGCGCCGACTCGACGAGCCTCTTCATCAGCTACCGCACCATTCGGGCCGGCGGACCCACGCAGTGCCAGAGCGGCTTCATCGGTCACATCGCCCGGCTGTCGGCGAGCACCGGGAAGACGCAGTGGCAGACCAGCATCGGCGACTACGCGCAGGGCATCGTCCGCGGAGGCAACGTGATCTGGGTGGTGAACGAGTACGTCAACGCGCAGTGCGTCGGCGACCAGTACCGGCTCCTGGGGTACTCGGCCACGGCGACGGGCACAGCACCGCTCGCGACCGTCGCGATCCCGAGCGCCTACGGCGGCTACCCGCAGGCGCTGTCGGTCGGCTCGGGAACCGTCTTCGAGACCCCGAACGACTACACCCTCGTCGGGTACCGCGTCCCCGGCACCTGA